The DNA region TGATGCTTTAGCTGAAACCAGCAGTACCAACTCCCCCAAGCAGACCATAGCATCCTTCTGAGCACTTAGAATTAACATCACCAGGCTGGCTGTTTTCTTTTCGTTCTGCATAATTTTGCACATCATACAATAGATAGATGCATCAGACTGTTGTACTTGCCATTTAACATGATGTTTTTAATTATCTCCTTTCTGAGGGTCTGATCCTTGGACAACTGATGCCAATCGACAGTTTACTACTAACTTCAGTGGCAATAGGATCGGGCTAGCAACAGCTGCCTTCCAATGGGGAAAAATactattgatttgaatgggatttGATGCAGGATACGCAGGCTAAATCCTGCatccctcacaaaactcccaaTGGGCCTTTTCCCGAAGATGTGTAGGTGTTGGCCCTAAGCCTTTGAAATGTACAATTCCTGATATCTGCTCTGCAAGGGCTAAgtttcagtgacttcaatgggactgtggGGCATGcaaagtggggggcagggaacaaACTGGCCCTGTATTACCTGGTTTCTTTCAGACATTAGGAAGTCCAGCTTTCCACCAGGGAGTCCCAGTTCTATAAAAGTCTTTACCAGTCGCAGGTCTGCGCTGTTCCCTAAAAAGAAACAGTACTTGATAAGAGATATCATTTCACAGTAGGGTAAAGACGACAGATTCTGTTCACTATGTTCTTTTCAGATCTCAACACTGTCCCTGGAGTTGTCGCGGTAAGTGCGGCTGTGCCTGACGGCTCACTATGTTACGGTTAGCCCTGACACAGCCAtgcaggggagcagcagtgggACAGGAATCCCCACAAACTTTGCAGCTGCCTGAGGGCTCTCTAGATCTTAGCTGCAGGTGCTTCAGATGTTCCCTGGGAAGTGAAGGGATGGGAACTGGCAGGAAGAAGGAATCCCGATACCTCTGTCACTTCACCCCCTATTAGCTAGCCAGCAGAGATGGGGGAATAAGCTGCTCTTTTAAAAGCGATGGCAAATAACTCCCTTTCATTCCCAAGCAGAACAGGGAAGACCGAGGACACATTGTGACCCCAAGGGGTGAGTCTGAGCCACAATGTATCCACTGTGGCACTGTGCCCAAACACTGTGACGTGCACACAATCCAGCCTTCCTGTGTCTTTGCTTGCTGAATATACGGTGAACAATACTCACCTTCCCCAGAGCTAGCCACCTTCTCTCCTTCAGCGACAGCATTTAAACCAAGTTTTTTTTCCCGCTCGATGATGTTTTGCTAAATGATCGGACAGTTGTGAAATGACAAGGAAAGGGCTGACAATTTTACTGGGTTTAGGGAGCACAAATCTGTCAAAATTCTCCATTTTGTAATAAAAAGCGTTTGTGGAGTAAATGTTAGAATTTCTGCTCAGATCCTTTCCAGCAACGTTAGACAAACCAAcatactatgggccagatccttggctgatGTAAGTGACACCCATGGACTATGCTgagttataccagctgaggatctcaactTCTGTATTTTTTAATATGAATACACTCCATGAGGCAATTCCACACAGCATCTCTCTCGGGCCTTACCATCCAGTCCATGGACACAGACAACCAGGTGAATTCCATCTTCcaaattttcttcctcttcctctggtgGAAAATATGGGATATCAGAAGCTAGTACAGATAAGTCACTGTACAGAAATCCTTCAATcttcagttcttttttaaacttttctttggCCTGATAAAAACTGGAAAATACACTAATTAATCACACAGAGAACTGAATGTTCAACAGTAAAACCTTTAAACTAGGAATGAGCACTTACAATACATTCCCTTTGCAGGTGAAGGCCTGTATACTCTGTCCTCTGGGTTAGGGTGACTAAGGGAGGTCAGGTGGGCGGGTAGATAGCCTGTGATTCAAAAGGGAGTGAGAAAGATCCTCCCAGTGGTACCTCACCTGCTAGAGTCCAAAGTGGGTTTGCTGCTAAGAaccttctggtcaccctaacaggcAGAATCACGACTGGCAAGGATACATAGCTGTATTGCAGAAAATGTGGTGTCCAGATCTACCCGGCAGAGCTACTAGACAGACATTAACAAACAAATCTAAGCTAAACAGACAAGGAGTTGACCTCCTTCTCCTATCCCCTCAGACAGTTGCACAAATGGATGCAAATTTGTATCCCATGAAAAGGGATAGTAGCTTTGACCCAGACATGAATCAGCTAAGAGCAAGTAAGTGCCCCTCCAGCTAGACTAACATTTCCTAGTTCTGGGGCCTCTGGTTTGGCCCCTAAGTCCACACTGAACAGCCACTGGACTCAGCGGGAGAGGCTCAGTATCTCTGAGAATCAAGCCATGCATGGAAGCACCAAAGGTAATGTCCCAGAGCCAAGCTGGGACACATCCGCTTCAGTCTTGGGGCAAGACTGTGACCATCCATTCACTGGGGAgcacttactcacacaagtaatcctactgaagtcagcggGGCTGCTCAGAAACTTTTGCTTGCCAAAAAGTTAGGAAGGGAGTCACAATCTAAGTCTTACGCTATGGGATTTAAGGCCctggattcagcaaagcacttaagcactccTTGGCTGACCAGAGAaggaattaagcatgtgcttaactttaagcacaaacTTAAGGGCTTTGTCAAATCTGGGCCTAAAAGCCTGACAACCATGGTTCACCTGGAGAAGGAGATGACAGCAGAGACAGCTATAAAGCCAGAGAGTACAGTATAATACATAACAGTAAACTCTGTCACTATGTGGCTCCAAAATTAAACAGAGGGTTAGAGAGTTTGATGAACAACCCAAAcaaagtcaggaatcagagcacACCCCCTTTAAGAGTCTAGCCCTTATCCACCTCAGTGTTTTAAGATAACTACCTGTGCGCCCATATTCTCCCAGCACAGCACAGGACACAAAACATAATGGAAACCTCTGTGATGTGCTGCACATTGTGGTGTCAGCTAGGCAATCAACCCAAAATATCCTGAAGTAAGGGGACAGGAAAGATGGGCTAAGGCAGGAGATTGTGATTCAGGGATCCGAGTTCCCAGAAATGCTACAGAGTCCCTGCAAGACCCTGGGGAAGTcgcttagtctctctgtgcctcagttcctcatctgtacaatgggggttATGTTACAGCCcattcccatcctttgtctgtctggaATAGTTATACTGTAAACTCATCAAGGTGGAGATCGGCTCTTAATGTGCGTTGGCACAGCGACTAGCACAGTGGGGACCTGACCTCAGCTGGGGTCTCTAGGTGTGACTGGAGCACTAATAAAGAAAGCCATTAGACAGTCTTACCTAAGCATCCTTTCATTGGCCTCTTCCTCCACATCATCTGAACTGCAGGGGACAACACTGAAGGAGCCTAATGGCTGCCGTGTGATAGGGAAAGCAGCCTGCTTTGAAGAGAAGCCAACCACGGCAGGAGTCTCTTTGAGCACAGAAGAAAAGGGAAGACACGTGGCTGTGCAAGAAACAGACAGGTTAACCACCTCAATGGCCTTTCGACTCTCCAGTGCCAACCCCTCTGTGGCAACAGAGTGAAAGCCAGTGCTGCCATTAGCCACAAGCCGATGCTCCACCCTGTCTGGTTCCTGAGGATATTCGGCACAATAAGGTACGGGAGCAGAATCCACCAGTGCAGATGAGTCGTCGAGTTCAATTTCTTGTAAGCCCTGCATTTCTTCACATGACATCATGGTTTCACTGGCAATGGGGCTACCACACTCTCCTCTCGTTGAACCAAATTCAGTCGATGTCTCTGATGAGGCTGGAACAGTGTAGCAAAAATCTGGTACCTGGCTCAGGCCACGTGAGAAATCCTCGACGTCTGGTGTGCTAGCACTGGAATAAAAGTCTTGACTTATTTTCAACCTTTCTGGTACAGGTTTAAGTGCATCTTTCAGATCCTCACTACATGCACCGCACTGCACGCTACTATGCTCCGAGTACGTGATGACACTCAGTGTTCCCAAGCTGCGCTCCTCATTTCTCTGCACTGCCTGGCATTCAGAGGTATCCCATCTGTGCTGCTTTAGATTGACAGGTTGTCCTGCATATTCCAAATTGCAATCTCTTTCTGCCAAACCTTCCTTATCTTCCACTTCTTCTGGTAGCTCAGCGCTGCTGTTACCTTGTTTGACAGCAGCGCTAGGATGCTCTCCTATGGCGATGTTTGGTTCTGACTGCTCACTTTCCCTGGCAGTCTGGTAGTCAGAAAAATTTCCTGCTATTTCTATGCTTCTGCATGTCACTTCCATGTAGCTTTTCAAGGGCCTTTCTGCAACTTCCAAGATTGCTTTATCGCATTTGGAAACACCTACCGTGTCTGTGGGCTCCTCTGGGCTGCTGATCTGTGGTGCAGAAATGGACTTGGTCAGCTTTGTAAGTTCTACTTCCCGCTCTTCTTCCTCAAATGGCAATGAGCTAATTGATGTCAGCGATGCTTGGATCCCACTGGGCAAGCTTGTATTGCTTTCTGTTTGCCCACCCTCTAGGGAGTTTCTGTGTATGGTGTGCCTCCAGACCAGCTGTTGCAGCATCTCACGGTCACTGGGAAGCTCCAAAGCCCGGCTACGCGCATCGGACCAAGCCACCGAACTAGGTTCACTTTCAATGCCCGAGTCGGATATTATTGATGAAGATCTCTTTATGACCCCTGACGTCAGGGTAAACTCTTCGCATTCCTCGACTCCTTGCTCCTTCACAAATGACTTCACTTCCAGGGCATCTTTTGTTGTCTGCGTTAATAAATCCAAAGTACTGATTGGTAACGCTTTCAAAACTGGTAACAGAACCTTGTTGTCTTGATCCACTGGTTTTTCAGGACTGTTTAGTTCATTTAATGCAAGTTCATCTGAAGTGAGACTATTTTCACAATTATCAGTTTTAGCTGCTTTACTTAATTCAGTGCTGTGTAAGAGGCCACTAGTTCCGCTGTCACCCAGAGCACTAATGATTAATGTGGGTTCACTTTTTTGGGAATCCTTACTGGTAGGTTTCATATCCACGCATGTAACACCGATAGCAAGTCTATCGTCTTTTAATGAAATGTCCACTGATGTTTGGAAGCCTTCGGCTTTGTGTTTTAAAAGGCCTGGTCCCAAGCCAGAAACAATTTCCTTACTTGAAACTGATGTATTTTCATGGGATACATCCGTTTTCCTCTGGACTTCCTTTTTGACTGTACAAGCCTGAGATGTGGAGTGCTGAGTCAAAGCTTTAGCTGTATAAGGATCAAGCGAAATATCGCTGTAGATACAGGAggcatttccatttattttatctGTATGTATTAACAGAGTATCTTTCCTGAAATCTCCCTTTGCTAATGCAATGTCATCATTTGATGCAACAGCCTCCTTGTTGCTTATTAAGTCCATCTGTGTACCGTTCATCTCAGGAACCTCAAGAGCTGGGAAAACATCCACACTTCgacctgaaagggaaaaaaagttcaTGGCCTATATAAGGAATCAAAATATTTGTAGgtgattatacacacacacaccctctcatGTACATGCCGTTCATATACATGCCTGACCAACATTCTTTAAGCTGCATTCACTGTTAACTGTTACACTCACTACATGGTTAAACTAAAATCACTTAGAGCTGTGAGTGCTAAGTACCTCCCCAAATCAGGCAACTTGGATGTCCTAAAACTAGTGGATGCTCTTGGAAATTCAGCCCTATATTATTACAGTGTGACCAACTGCAACACcgataggtttttttttttaaaaaaaattccttttaaatACTTTGTAAAAAGTCGAGGAAAATTGAGAATTACAGATacctttttgtaaaataaaaccaCAGATCTTAGTACCTTACAAAAAAAAGTATTAGTGCCAATAAATAGCTTCCTTTATAACCTCTCTAGATTTCATGTCCCAGTAAGCTAAagatgaaatattttataaaggaTTTTCCTACCACTAGATGTCACTCTAATAATGAAAACCACCACCTTATTTTCCCTCAATGGCAGAAATGAAAGCTCCAGGGAGTTGTTTCAGATTTTGCCTCCAGTTCTTGGAATTAAACTGTTAAtcttaaaaaacaacagaaacaCCTCATAGAAATAAACTGTCTAAGTAACAGGGAGTGTATATATTGTAatctactagggtgaccagatgtcctgattttatagggacagtcattgggtctttttcttatataggcttctattaccccccatccccatcccgatttttcacatttgctgtccggCCACTCTATAATCTACTGAAACAACAGGGGACATTAGGTACCATAAACAGAATCATTCATACAACATTGAAACCTGACCAGAAAACATGCCCCAACCCTAGTGAGAAGTTCTATAGAATCGTTAGTGACCACAAGTAATAGGGAAAACCTTGGTTTTATgcctcattttaaagatgggacCTGGAACAACCATAAAGCCCTCTAACACCACACTGGAGGACTGGTTCAGGAGCATCTAAGGGTATGTGAACCTACCGACTCACCCAGACCACTCCTTGCAATCTCTTGGGAGCAGCCCTGCCCTTGCACTGCCTGTGAGATGCACTGAGGGCACAGCCCAAGGGGCATTACTCACTTTTGTAAGGGAAGTCCACATATCTGTCTTCAAAAATCACAGGGACTGTGTTCCCATCCCCGTCAATGTCTAGGCATTCAGCCGGCAGAGGGGGCATGCTGGTGAGGTACTCGGAATTCCGAACTTCCGTAGAAATCTGGCTGTGTCTTTGGATCCTGAGAGCAAGACACGGAGGGAATCAATGAGTTACTTTTCAGCCTCGCCAGCATTCACCGCATCTAGTCATCAAAACATATTGAGTATGACCAAAGCACTGGGTAATGCTTTGAAATacaggtgcctaaaattaggtgCCAacgtccatatttaggcactaaCCAAATGGGCTAGTATTCAGGAGTGCTGAGCAACTACATGCACAGGAGGGGAGAGTGCTGTGGAGAAAACAGGAGGGAGGTGTTTGGCACCTGGCAGGACTGGACCCAGCCATGCTGAACATGATAAAACATTAGTACCGTACACTGCATTACTTATATTGAGCCTGTCTGCTGAGCTGAATGGATTTGCAAAGAGCCTTTTCTTGTGGTGTCTCCACACCCTTGCAGCCCTTTGTGCTCTTCTTACTGCTGCAGTGTCTCCTCCTTTCTAGCAACTCCTGGGGAGCAAGCCAC from Chelonoidis abingdonii isolate Lonesome George chromosome 2, CheloAbing_2.0, whole genome shotgun sequence includes:
- the FAM135B gene encoding protein FAM135B, encoding MSEVQGTVEFSVELHKFHNVDLFQRGYYQIRAGLKLPSRIPHKLTATIVEQTGDSSLSSACVHENNVHSRIFQILYRNEEIVLNESMNFRVHLLLDGERMEDALSEADFQLKLDLHFTDSEQQLRDIPAIPVISSRTLVLHFHPRRGLHHHVPVMFDYFHLSVISVTVHASLVALHQPLISFARSGKGSWLGKGSLETGPDQSSISLENLVFGAGYCKPTSSEGSFYVPSENCMQHAYKWHKDLCLLLLNAYRGLHLYYTVIMKEIPDLPQLKLAELAVEDTLSQLCTELQVRRFSEAFFYAEHQKLAVLTFQESLIQRHSQISTEVRNSEYLTSMPPLPAECLDIDGDGNTVPVIFEDRYVDFPYKSRSVDVFPALEVPEMNGTQMDLISNKEAVASNDDIALAKGDFRKDTLLIHTDKINGNASCIYSDISLDPYTAKALTQHSTSQACTVKKEVQRKTDVSHENTSVSSKEIVSGLGPGLLKHKAEGFQTSVDISLKDDRLAIGVTCVDMKPTSKDSQKSEPTLIISALGDSGTSGLLHSTELSKAAKTDNCENSLTSDELALNELNSPEKPVDQDNKVLLPVLKALPISTLDLLTQTTKDALEVKSFVKEQGVEECEEFTLTSGVIKRSSSIISDSGIESEPSSVAWSDARSRALELPSDREMLQQLVWRHTIHRNSLEGGQTESNTSLPSGIQASLTSISSLPFEEEEREVELTKLTKSISAPQISSPEEPTDTVGVSKCDKAILEVAERPLKSYMEVTCRSIEIAGNFSDYQTARESEQSEPNIAIGEHPSAAVKQGNSSAELPEEVEDKEGLAERDCNLEYAGQPVNLKQHRWDTSECQAVQRNEERSLGTLSVITYSEHSSVQCGACSEDLKDALKPVPERLKISQDFYSSASTPDVEDFSRGLSQVPDFCYTVPASSETSTEFGSTRGECGSPIASETMMSCEEMQGLQEIELDDSSALVDSAPVPYCAEYPQEPDRVEHRLVANGSTGFHSVATEGLALESRKAIEVVNLSVSCTATCLPFSSVLKETPAVVGFSSKQAAFPITRQPLGSFSVVPCSSDDVEEEANERMLSFYQAKEKFKKELKIEGFLYSDLSVLASDIPYFPPEEEEENLEDGIHLVVCVHGLDGNSADLRLVKTFIELGLPGGKLDFLMSERNQTDTFADFDSMTDRLLDEIIQHIQLYNLSISRISFIGHSLGNVIIRSVLTRPRFRYYLNKLHTFLSLSGPHLGTLYNNSTLVSTGLWLMQKLKKSGSLLQLTFRDNADLRKCFLYQLSQKTGLQYFKNVVLVASPQDRYVPFHSARIEMCKTALKDRHTGPIYAEMINNLLRPLVDAKDCTLIRHNVFHALPNTANTLIGRAAHIAVLDSELFLEKFFLVAGLNYFK